From Leptodactylus fuscus isolate aLepFus1 chromosome 11, aLepFus1.hap2, whole genome shotgun sequence, one genomic window encodes:
- the LOC142184930 gene encoding large ribosomal subunit protein eL42: MVNVPKTRRTYCKKCGRHQPHKVTQYKKGKDSIYAQGKRRYDRKQSGYGGQTKPIFRKKAKTTKKIVLRLECVDSNCRSKRMLAIKRCKHFELGGDKKRKGQVIQF, translated from the exons ATG GTGAACGTCCCTAAGACCCGCAGAACCTACTGCAAGAAATGTGGGAGACATCAGCCCCACAAAGTGACCCAGTACAAGAAGGGTAAAGACTCGATCTATGCCCAAG GAAAAAGGCGTTACGACCGCAAGCAAAGTGGTTATGGTGGACAGACCAAGCCTATTTTCCGAAAGAAA GCCAAGACCACCAAAAAGATTGTGCTCAGATTGGAGTGTGTCGATTCAAACTGTCGTTCCAAGAGGATGTTGGCCATTAAGAGATGCAAACACTTTGAGCTTGGTGGAGACAAGAAGAGAAAG
- the CITED1 gene encoding cbp/p300-interacting transactivator 1: MKDRETVAISHYSKAAISSSKTSVIGTPNAGLLTPSGVTPPKQNTFGLTTSQHFRASVQLQRLNTQYQGSPDTQHWALNSQVSLAGGPGIFDLDRVDEEVLKSLVLEMGLDTANELPELWLGQNEFEFAPEQLLTPEK, translated from the coding sequence ATGAAAGACAGAGAAACAGTAGCAATAAGTCACTACAGCAAAGCTGCCATCAGTAGTAGCAAGACATCAGTTATTGGAACACCTAATGCAGGACTCCTAACGCCATCGGGAGTGACACCACCCAAGCAAAATACCTTTGGATTAACCACATCTCAGCACTTTCGAGCCAGTGTGCAACTTCAGAGGCTGAATACCCAATATCAAGGATCTCCTGACACACAGCATTGGGCTTTGAACAGTCAGGTATCCCTTGCAGGTGGACCTGGAATATTTGACTTGGATCGTGTAGATGAAGAGGTTCTGAAGTCTTTGGTTTTGGAGATGGGTCTGGACACAGCCAATGAACTTCCAGAACTTTGGTTGGGGCAAAATGAATTTGAATTTGCTCCAGAACAGTTGTTGACCCCAGAGAAATAA